From the genome of Azospira restricta, one region includes:
- a CDS encoding efflux RND transporter permease subunit, which yields MLNAVIDWSGRNRFLVLLATLFVVLAGIFAVLRTPIDALPDLSDVQVIVYTEYPGQAPQVVEDQVTYPLTTAMLSVPKSKVVRGFSFFGASFVYIIFEDGTDIYWARSRVLEYLNFAAGRLPKGVTPQIGPDATGVGWVYQYALVAREKTLAELRTIQDWFLRYQLTKAHGVAEVASIGGFVQTYQVTVDPVKLRAYGVPLAKVAQAIRDSNRDVGGRVVEMAETEYMVRGKGYLRGKADLEQLVVKAEKGTPVLVRDIARVELAPDERRGLTELNGDGEVVSGIVMARYGQNALEVIHNVRDKIAEVSSGLPEGVSVETVYDRSELIHRAIDTLKTTLIEESLIVALVCIVFLLHVRSALVAILMLPVGVLIAFIAMRALGMNSNLMSLGGIAIAIGAMIDAAIVMIENAHKHLERLPPEHDGTARTAALLQACREVGPALFFSLLIITVSFLPVFTLEAQEGRLFAPLAWTKTFAMAGAALLSVTLVPVLMLFFVRGRILPEAKNPVNRFLIWGYRPIITAVMRFKKTTILLAVLALAASIYPATRLGSEFMPTLNEGTLFYMPASLPGMSITKAAEVLQTQNKIIKSFPEVASVYGKAGRANTATDPAPTEMFETVINLKPESEWRPGMNIDQLIAELDKALQFPGIANSWTMPIKARIDMLSTGIRTPIGIKVFGKDLAEMERLAKEIEAVVKAVPGTSSAFAERITGGFYLNIEPDRAQLARYGLAVGELQDVIAAALGGEMVTTTVEGRERFAVTVRYPRELRSDPQRIAREVLVPTMDGAMIPLGQLARVEVAKGAPGIRTENALLSAYIYVDIRDRDIGGYVADAKKAVAEQVKFPPGYYIAWSGQFEYLERAIAKMKVVIPVTLLTIFLLLYLNFKRLTETFIVMLSVPFALVGGVWLMWALGYNLSVAVAVGFIALAGVAAETGVVMLIYLDHAWEETKARCNATNRAPNLADLYAAVMEGAVERVRPKMMTVVAIMAGLLPIMWGTGAGSEVMRRIAAPMVGGMISSTVLTLAVIPAIYALVKEWRLARGHEGS from the coding sequence ATGCTGAACGCCGTCATTGATTGGTCCGGCCGCAACCGCTTCCTCGTCCTCCTGGCCACGCTGTTCGTCGTGCTGGCCGGCATCTTCGCCGTGCTCAGGACGCCGATCGATGCGCTGCCCGACCTCTCCGACGTGCAGGTGATCGTCTACACGGAGTATCCGGGGCAGGCGCCGCAGGTGGTCGAGGACCAGGTCACCTACCCGCTGACGACGGCGATGCTGTCGGTGCCGAAGTCGAAGGTGGTGCGCGGCTTCTCGTTCTTCGGCGCCTCCTTCGTCTACATCATCTTCGAGGACGGCACCGACATCTACTGGGCGCGCTCGCGCGTGCTCGAATACCTCAACTTCGCCGCCGGCCGCCTGCCGAAGGGCGTCACGCCGCAGATCGGCCCGGACGCCACCGGCGTCGGCTGGGTCTACCAGTACGCGCTGGTCGCCAGGGAAAAGACGCTGGCCGAACTGCGCACGATCCAGGACTGGTTCCTGCGCTACCAGCTGACCAAGGCGCACGGCGTCGCCGAGGTGGCGTCGATCGGCGGCTTCGTGCAGACCTACCAGGTCACCGTCGACCCGGTTAAGCTGCGCGCCTACGGCGTGCCGCTGGCGAAGGTGGCGCAGGCGATCCGCGACTCGAACCGCGACGTCGGCGGCCGCGTCGTCGAGATGGCCGAGACCGAGTACATGGTACGCGGCAAGGGCTACCTGCGCGGCAAGGCGGACCTCGAGCAGCTGGTGGTGAAGGCCGAGAAAGGCACGCCGGTGCTGGTGCGCGACATCGCCCGCGTCGAACTCGCGCCGGACGAGCGGCGCGGCCTGACCGAGCTCAACGGCGACGGCGAGGTGGTCTCCGGCATCGTCATGGCGCGCTACGGGCAGAACGCGCTGGAGGTCATCCACAACGTCAGGGACAAGATTGCCGAGGTCTCGTCCGGCCTGCCCGAAGGCGTGTCGGTGGAGACCGTCTACGACCGCTCCGAGCTGATCCACCGCGCGATCGACACGCTGAAGACGACGCTGATCGAGGAAAGCCTGATCGTCGCGCTGGTGTGCATCGTCTTCCTGCTGCACGTCAGGAGCGCGCTGGTCGCCATCCTGATGCTGCCGGTCGGCGTGCTGATCGCCTTCATCGCCATGCGCGCGCTCGGCATGAACTCGAACCTGATGAGCCTGGGCGGCATCGCCATCGCGATCGGCGCGATGATCGACGCGGCGATCGTGATGATCGAGAACGCGCACAAGCACCTCGAACGCCTGCCGCCCGAGCACGACGGCACCGCGCGCACGGCGGCGCTGCTGCAGGCCTGCCGCGAGGTCGGCCCGGCGCTGTTCTTCTCGCTGTTGATCATCACCGTCTCCTTCCTCCCGGTATTCACGCTGGAGGCGCAGGAAGGGCGCCTGTTCGCGCCGCTGGCCTGGACCAAGACCTTCGCCATGGCCGGCGCCGCGCTCTTGTCGGTGACGCTGGTGCCGGTGCTGATGCTGTTCTTCGTCCGCGGCCGCATCCTGCCGGAGGCGAAGAACCCGGTGAACCGCTTCCTGATCTGGGGCTACCGGCCGATCATCACCGCCGTCATGCGCTTCAAGAAGACGACGATCCTGCTCGCCGTGCTGGCGCTGGCCGCGTCGATCTACCCGGCGACGCGACTCGGCTCCGAATTCATGCCGACCTTGAACGAAGGGACCCTCTTCTACATGCCGGCCTCGCTGCCCGGGATGTCGATCACCAAGGCCGCCGAGGTGCTGCAGACGCAGAACAAGATCATCAAGAGTTTTCCCGAGGTGGCCTCGGTCTACGGCAAGGCCGGGCGCGCCAACACCGCGACCGACCCGGCGCCGACCGAGATGTTCGAGACGGTGATCAACCTCAAGCCGGAGTCCGAATGGCGACCGGGCATGAACATCGACCAGCTGATCGCCGAGCTGGACAAGGCGCTGCAGTTCCCGGGCATCGCCAACTCGTGGACGATGCCGATCAAGGCGCGCATCGACATGCTGTCGACCGGCATCCGCACGCCGATCGGGATCAAGGTCTTCGGCAAGGACCTGGCCGAGATGGAGCGGCTGGCGAAGGAGATCGAGGCCGTCGTCAAGGCCGTGCCGGGCACCAGCAGCGCCTTCGCCGAGCGCATCACCGGCGGCTTCTACCTGAACATCGAGCCCGACCGCGCGCAGCTGGCGCGCTACGGGCTGGCCGTCGGCGAGCTGCAGGACGTGATCGCCGCCGCGCTCGGCGGCGAGATGGTGACGACCACGGTCGAGGGCCGCGAGCGCTTCGCGGTGACCGTGCGCTACCCGCGCGAGCTGCGCAGCGACCCGCAGCGCATCGCGCGCGAGGTGCTGGTGCCGACCATGGACGGCGCGATGATTCCGCTCGGCCAGCTGGCCCGGGTCGAGGTGGCCAAGGGCGCGCCCGGCATCCGCACCGAGAACGCGCTGCTGTCGGCCTACATCTACGTCGACATCCGCGACCGCGACATCGGCGGCTACGTCGCCGACGCCAAGAAGGCGGTCGCCGAGCAGGTCAAGTTCCCGCCCGGCTACTACATCGCCTGGAGCGGCCAGTTCGAGTACCTCGAGCGCGCCATCGCCAAGATGAAGGTGGTGATCCCGGTGACGCTCTTGACCATCTTCCTGCTGCTCTACCTCAACTTCAAGCGGCTGACCGAGACCTTCATCGTCATGCTCTCGGTGCCCTTCGCGCTGGTCGGCGGCGTCTGGCTGATGTGGGCGCTCGGCTACAACCTGTCGGTGGCGGTCGCCGTCGGCTTCATCGCGCTCGCCGGCGTCGCCGCCGAGACCGGCGTGGTCATGCTGATCTACCTCGACCACGCCTGGGAGGAAACGAAGGCGCGCTGCAACGCGACGAACCGCGCGCCGAACCTCGCCGACCTCTACGCGGCGGTGATGGAAGGCGCCGTCGAGCGCGTGCGGCCGAAGATGATGACCGTCGTCGCGATCATGGCCGGCCTGTTGCCGATCATGTGGGGGACCGGCGCCGGCTCCGAGGTGATGCGCCGCATCGCCGCGCCGATGGTCGGCGGCATGATCTCGTCGACGGTGCTGACGCTCGCCGTGATCCCGGCGATCTACGCGCTGGTCAAGGAATGGCGGCTGGCGCGCGGGCACGAAGGAAGCTGA
- a CDS encoding endonuclease domain-containing protein gives MKGQTSHSILDEQRQKSLRKNMTDAENRLWQRLRGRQIASCKFRRQHPFLDYVLDFVCLERRLVIEVDGGQHLESERDAGRDRRIENAGFRVLRFWNNQVLQEIEAVVEAIHLALTKEPHPHPSPPLEGEGEEPFHAVDTGLPSPFKGEAGRGMGANNNQEKEPC, from the coding sequence ATGAAAGGCCAGACCAGCCATTCGATTCTGGACGAGCAACGTCAGAAATCGTTGCGAAAGAACATGACCGACGCCGAGAATCGCCTGTGGCAACGCCTGCGCGGCCGGCAGATCGCCAGTTGCAAGTTCCGCCGCCAACATCCGTTTCTGGATTACGTGCTCGATTTCGTCTGCCTTGAGCGGCGACTGGTGATCGAGGTGGACGGCGGGCAGCATCTGGAGAGCGAGCGCGATGCAGGGCGGGATCGGAGGATTGAAAATGCCGGGTTTCGCGTGCTGCGCTTCTGGAACAATCAGGTATTGCAGGAAATCGAGGCAGTGGTTGAAGCGATTCATCTGGCGCTGACGAAAGAACCCCATCCCCACCCCAGCCCTCCCCTTGAAGGGGAGGGAGAAGAACCATTCCACGCCGTTGATACGGGGCTCCCCTCCCCCTTCAAGGGGGAGGCCGGGAGGGGGATGGGGGCCAACAACAATCAAGAGAAAGAACCATGCTGA
- a CDS encoding efflux RND transporter periplasmic adaptor subunit, with the protein MTTGNPSATHKGAGIALALLAAIAAAGGGYWLGSRGAQPVAGAPVAAAPPADGGKQERKLLYYRNPMGLPDTSPVPKKDPMGMDYIPVYAGEQDEDASLPGTLKLSTEKVQKLGVKSEAAQLRALGRSVRAVGRVEPDERRLYAISPKFEGYVERLHVNVTGQPVGKGQPLFEVYSPELVSAQREYAIAKEGIASLADAGGTAQAGMNQLAESAKARLRNWDISEEQLKALTASGEAKRTLTFRSPVAGIVTEKKAVQGMRFMPGEALYQIADLSSVWVIADVAEQDIGQVKTGAKASVRIDAYPDKTFEGRVAYVYPTLQAGTRTVPVRIELANPGLLLKPAMFAQVELRLGERAPALTVPASAVIDSGTRRVVLVRHGEGRFEPREVKTGARSDDYVEILDGVKDGEQVVVAANFLIDAESNLKAALGGLAAAPAAASTDAPAKAVGHQAEGSVDSLDAVAGTLMLQHGAVPSLKWPAMTMEFKAANPALLQGLKPGTAVAFEFVERQPGEWVVTKIAPKAAQEHKR; encoded by the coding sequence TTGACCACGGGAAACCCCTCGGCCACGCACAAGGGCGCCGGCATCGCGCTGGCGCTGCTCGCCGCGATCGCCGCCGCCGGCGGCGGCTACTGGCTCGGCAGCCGCGGCGCGCAGCCGGTCGCGGGCGCGCCGGTCGCCGCGGCACCGCCGGCCGACGGCGGCAAGCAGGAAAGGAAGCTGCTCTACTACCGCAACCCGATGGGCCTGCCCGACACCTCGCCGGTGCCGAAGAAGGACCCGATGGGCATGGACTACATCCCGGTCTACGCGGGCGAGCAGGATGAGGATGCCAGCCTTCCCGGCACGCTCAAGCTGAGCACCGAGAAAGTGCAGAAGCTCGGCGTGAAGAGCGAGGCGGCACAGCTGCGCGCACTCGGCCGCAGCGTGCGCGCCGTCGGCCGCGTCGAGCCGGACGAGCGTCGCCTGTACGCGATCTCGCCGAAGTTCGAGGGCTACGTCGAGCGCCTGCACGTTAACGTCACCGGCCAGCCGGTCGGCAAGGGGCAGCCGCTGTTCGAGGTATACAGCCCCGAGTTGGTCTCGGCGCAGCGCGAATACGCGATCGCGAAGGAAGGCATCGCCTCGCTGGCCGACGCCGGCGGCACGGCGCAGGCCGGCATGAACCAGCTCGCCGAATCGGCGAAGGCGCGGCTCAGGAACTGGGACATCTCCGAGGAGCAGCTGAAGGCGCTCACTGCCTCCGGCGAGGCGAAGCGCACGCTGACCTTCCGCTCGCCGGTGGCCGGCATCGTCACCGAGAAGAAGGCCGTGCAGGGTATGCGCTTCATGCCCGGCGAGGCGCTCTACCAGATCGCCGACCTGTCATCGGTGTGGGTCATCGCCGACGTCGCCGAGCAGGACATCGGCCAGGTGAAGACCGGGGCGAAGGCGAGCGTGCGCATCGACGCCTACCCGGACAAGACCTTCGAGGGCCGGGTCGCCTACGTCTACCCGACGCTGCAGGCCGGGACGCGGACGGTGCCGGTACGCATCGAGCTCGCCAACCCCGGCCTGCTGCTGAAGCCGGCGATGTTCGCGCAGGTCGAGCTGCGCCTCGGCGAGCGGGCGCCGGCGCTGACCGTGCCGGCCTCGGCGGTGATCGACAGCGGCACCCGCCGCGTCGTGCTGGTGCGCCACGGCGAAGGCCGCTTCGAGCCGCGCGAGGTGAAGACCGGCGCGCGCAGCGACGACTACGTCGAGATCCTCGACGGCGTGAAGGACGGCGAACAGGTGGTCGTCGCCGCCAACTTCCTGATCGACGCCGAGAGCAACCTGAAGGCCGCGCTCGGCGGCCTCGCGGCGGCGCCGGCCGCCGCATCGACGGACGCCCCGGCGAAGGCCGTCGGCCACCAGGCCGAGGGCAGCGTCGACAGCCTCGACGCCGTTGCCGGCACGCTGATGCTGCAGCACGGCGCGGTGCCCAGCCTGAAATGGCCGGCGATGACGATGGAATTCAAGGCGGCCAATCCGGCGCTGCTGCAGGGCCTGAAGCCAGGCACCGCGGTTGCCTTCGAGTTCGTCGAACGGCAGCCGGGGGAGTGGGTGGTGACGAAGATCGCGCCGAAGGCCGCACAAGAACACAAACGCTGA
- a CDS encoding TolC family protein yields the protein MTRRTTGQALRLAALATLLAGSLPAAAESHAGRGDGLPGASIESLLDYARTRNPELAAMRYEAEAAGERVAPAGALPDPKFRAELRDITRMGEQKATLSPSQVGSTKYLLMQDLPWYGKRDLRREIAEQEAEGAKGRAHGTWSEIAGRLKAAHAQRYYVQRNAELAQEILDLMGRLEKVAQARYAGGLAAQQDVIRAQVEQTAMRNELLALENERHHLQARVNALLARPAQAPLADAERLRPLPAPARLDAAALEDRLRAKNPQLFAADAQIRAAEKGRELAYKNRYPDFTVGVSPIQYQSSVREWELMVELNIPLQQSSRRAQERESEAMLAAARARKEATSWQLLGELSENLGGIDTARRSELLASNQLLPQAETSFRAALAGYENGKVDFATLLDAQRQIRQAKQNRLKAQVEAQLRLAEIERLLGEEL from the coding sequence ATGACACGAAGAACGACGGGACAAGCGCTGCGCCTCGCCGCGCTCGCGACACTGCTCGCCGGCAGCCTGCCGGCCGCGGCGGAAAGCCACGCCGGACGCGGCGACGGCCTGCCCGGCGCCAGCATCGAATCGCTGCTCGACTACGCGCGGACGCGCAACCCCGAACTCGCCGCGATGCGCTACGAGGCGGAAGCCGCCGGCGAGCGCGTCGCTCCGGCAGGCGCGCTGCCCGACCCGAAGTTCCGCGCCGAGCTGCGCGACATCACGCGCATGGGCGAGCAGAAGGCGACGCTGTCGCCGAGCCAGGTCGGCAGCACCAAGTACCTGCTGATGCAGGACCTGCCCTGGTACGGCAAGCGCGACCTCAGGCGCGAAATCGCCGAACAGGAGGCGGAAGGCGCCAAGGGGCGCGCGCACGGCACCTGGAGCGAGATCGCCGGCCGCCTGAAAGCGGCGCATGCGCAGCGCTACTACGTGCAGCGGAACGCCGAGCTGGCGCAGGAAATCCTCGACCTGATGGGGCGCCTGGAAAAGGTCGCGCAGGCGCGCTACGCCGGCGGCCTCGCCGCGCAGCAGGACGTCATCCGCGCGCAGGTCGAGCAGACGGCGATGCGCAACGAACTGCTGGCGCTGGAAAACGAACGCCACCACCTGCAAGCCCGCGTCAATGCGCTGCTCGCGCGCCCGGCGCAGGCGCCGCTGGCCGACGCGGAACGGCTGCGCCCGCTGCCGGCGCCGGCCCGGCTCGACGCGGCGGCGCTGGAGGATCGCCTGCGCGCGAAGAACCCGCAGCTGTTCGCCGCCGACGCGCAGATCCGCGCCGCCGAGAAGGGGCGCGAGCTGGCCTACAAGAACCGCTACCCGGACTTCACCGTCGGCGTCTCGCCGATCCAGTACCAGAGCTCGGTGCGGGAATGGGAGCTGATGGTCGAGCTGAACATCCCGCTGCAGCAGTCGTCGCGCCGCGCGCAGGAGCGCGAATCGGAAGCGATGCTCGCCGCCGCCCGCGCGCGCAAGGAGGCGACGAGCTGGCAGCTGCTCGGCGAGCTTTCGGAAAACCTCGGCGGCATCGACACCGCCCGGCGCAGCGAGCTGCTCGCCAGCAACCAGCTCCTGCCGCAGGCCGAAACCAGTTTCCGCGCCGCGCTCGCCGGCTACGAGAACGGCAAGGTCGACTTCGCGACGCTGCTCGACGCCCAGCGGCAGATCCGGCAGGCGAAGCAGAACCGGCTGAAGGCGCAGGTCGAGGCGCAGCTGCGCCTGGCCGAGATCGAACGACTGTTGGGAGAAGAACTTTGA
- a CDS encoding copper-binding protein, with product MRSMPTPSRARRLLLPALAAAALAAAAPAAFANTDHGSHAGHGSMQAAPAATLADGIVKKLDQAAGRIVIAHGPLPNGMPAMTMPFALKDTAWFGKLKEGQKIRFSIEDVKGVLTVRHLETVK from the coding sequence ATGCGTTCAATGCCCACTCCGTCCCGCGCCCGCCGTCTGCTGCTCCCGGCCCTTGCCGCCGCAGCGCTGGCGGCCGCCGCGCCCGCTGCGTTCGCCAACACCGATCACGGCAGCCACGCCGGCCACGGCAGCATGCAGGCGGCGCCGGCGGCGACGCTTGCCGACGGCATCGTCAAGAAGCTCGACCAGGCGGCCGGCCGCATCGTCATCGCGCACGGCCCGCTGCCGAACGGCATGCCGGCGATGACCATGCCCTTCGCGCTGAAGGACACCGCCTGGTTCGGCAAGCTCAAGGAAGGGCAGAAGATCCGCTTCAGCATCGAGGACGTGAAGGGCGTGCTGACCGTGCGCCATCTCGAAACCGTAAAATAA
- a CDS encoding DUF411 domain-containing protein, with translation MAVVPALASPATPVEVYKSPYCGCCTEWVEHLRKNGFAVTTHDVDDVPAARKKLGMPERLGSCHTARIGNYVVEGHVPAADIQRLLKEKPKALGLAVPGMPPGSPGMESPRPVPYQTLLVQPDGSTRVFAQH, from the coding sequence ATGGCTGTCGTCCCGGCGCTCGCCTCGCCGGCGACCCCGGTCGAGGTCTACAAGAGCCCCTACTGTGGCTGTTGCACCGAATGGGTCGAGCACCTGCGCAAGAACGGCTTCGCGGTGACGACGCACGACGTCGACGACGTGCCGGCGGCCAGGAAGAAGCTGGGCATGCCCGAGCGGCTCGGCTCCTGCCACACCGCGCGCATCGGCAACTACGTCGTCGAGGGCCACGTCCCGGCCGCCGACATCCAGCGCCTGCTGAAGGAAAAGCCGAAGGCGCTCGGCCTCGCCGTCCCCGGCATGCCGCCGGGCTCGCCGGGAATGGAAAGCCCGCGCCCGGTGCCCTATCAGACCCTGCTCGTGCAGCCCGACGGCAGCACGCGCGTCTTCGCCCAACATTGA
- a CDS encoding c-type cytochrome, translated as MRQLPPGARGRRQRAAPGSHPPPPNLAAPSPTGDARLPARQFRVIKHGVAATGMPAWGKVGMQDSEVWDLVAFLQVLPTLDAAQYRQRIAASDGHSHAGAEQHAAHLGQIAAPSGKRGGKAHDHAGHRH; from the coding sequence GTGCGCCAGCTGCCACCTGGCGCCCGGGGTCGCCGACAGCGAGCTGCGCCAGGGTCTCACCCGCCGCCGCCGAACCTCGCCGCACCGTCGCCGACCGGCGATGCGCGGCTGCCGGCGCGCCAGTTCCGCGTCATCAAGCACGGCGTCGCCGCCACCGGCATGCCGGCCTGGGGCAAGGTCGGCATGCAGGACAGCGAGGTCTGGGACCTGGTCGCCTTCCTGCAGGTGCTGCCGACGCTCGACGCCGCGCAGTACCGCCAGCGCATCGCTGCCAGCGACGGCCATTCGCACGCCGGCGCCGAGCAGCATGCCGCCCACCTCGGCCAGATCGCCGCCCCCTCCGGCAAGCGCGGCGGCAAGGCGCACGACCACGCCGGGCACCGGCACTGA
- a CDS encoding heavy metal response regulator transcription factor, which yields MKILVVEDETKTGDYLKQGLVEAGFVVDLARDGRDGLHLALAEAYDLVVLDVMLPGLDGWQILQGIRGAGREMPVLFLTARDDIDDRVHGLELGADDYLVKPFAFSELLARVRTLLRRGGRSKEAETLRAADLELDPLRRRVTRSGRRIDLTAKEFALLELLLRRQGEVLPRSLIASQVWDMNFDSDTNVIEVAVRRLRAKVDDGFEPKLIRTVRGMGYVLEVAGEA from the coding sequence ATGAAGATCCTCGTCGTCGAGGACGAAACGAAGACCGGCGACTACCTGAAGCAGGGGCTGGTCGAGGCCGGCTTCGTCGTCGACCTCGCGCGCGACGGCCGCGACGGCCTGCACCTGGCGCTCGCCGAGGCCTACGACCTGGTCGTCCTCGACGTGATGCTGCCCGGCCTCGACGGCTGGCAGATCCTGCAGGGCATCCGCGGCGCCGGCAGGGAGATGCCGGTGCTCTTCCTGACCGCGCGCGACGACATCGACGACCGCGTGCACGGCCTCGAACTCGGCGCCGACGACTATCTGGTGAAGCCCTTCGCCTTTTCCGAGCTGCTCGCGCGCGTGCGCACGCTGCTGCGCCGCGGCGGCCGCAGCAAGGAAGCGGAGACGCTGCGCGCCGCCGATCTCGAACTCGACCCGCTGCGCCGGCGGGTGACCCGCTCGGGCCGGCGCATCGACCTCACCGCCAAGGAGTTCGCGCTGCTCGAGCTGCTGCTGCGCCGCCAGGGCGAGGTGCTGCCGCGCTCGCTGATCGCCTCGCAGGTGTGGGACATGAACTTCGACAGCGACACCAACGTCATCGAGGTCGCGGTGCGCCGCCTGCGCGCCAAGGTCGACGACGGCTTCGAGCCGAAGCTGATCCGCACCGTGCGCGGCATGGGCTACGTGCTGGAAGTCGCCGGAGAGGCCTGA
- a CDS encoding heavy metal sensor histidine kinase, which produces MPATTGQATRSITFRLTALFALLASTVLLLLGLLVGRLVDRHFEDLDMEVLQGKQQLVRHALAATGGGSELGELSRLLADALVGHDGLALAVLRADGVPLFVAGDAEFPLLQLLPAAVGAPRPAIWSNAAGRRFRGFVSALDSEVGGGPALVAVATDLAHHEHFMRSFLATLWAVVVLAALATGVLGWVAVRRGLAPLQAMRREAAAVTAHRLDFRLAEESVPAELAALARTLNEMLARLEDSFRRLSDFSSDLAHELRTPVSNLLTQTQVTLSRARSADDYRDVLASNAEELERMARMVSDMLFLAKAENGLIVPERRPVDLAAEIRELFEFYDALAEEKEISLRVDGEGTALGDRLMLRRALSNLLSNAIRYTPQQGCIVVRIAAADGVVRLAVLNSGEPIPEVHRARLFDRFYRADSSRQRSGEEAGLGLAITRSILVAHGGEISVGREDEMTVFALTLPAA; this is translated from the coding sequence ATGCCGGCGACGACGGGCCAGGCGACGCGGTCGATCACCTTCCGGCTGACGGCGCTGTTCGCGCTGCTCGCCTCGACCGTGCTGCTGCTGCTCGGCCTGCTCGTCGGCCGCTTGGTCGACCGGCACTTCGAGGACCTCGACATGGAGGTGCTGCAGGGCAAGCAGCAGCTGGTCCGCCACGCGCTGGCGGCCACCGGCGGCGGCAGCGAACTCGGTGAGCTGTCGCGGCTACTGGCCGACGCGTTGGTCGGCCACGACGGCCTGGCGCTGGCGGTGCTGCGCGCCGACGGCGTGCCGCTGTTCGTCGCCGGCGATGCCGAATTCCCGCTGCTGCAGCTGCTGCCGGCGGCAGTCGGGGCGCCGCGGCCGGCGATCTGGAGCAACGCCGCCGGCCGACGCTTCCGCGGCTTCGTCAGCGCGCTCGACAGCGAAGTCGGCGGCGGGCCGGCGCTGGTCGCGGTGGCCACCGACCTTGCCCACCACGAGCATTTCATGCGCTCCTTCCTCGCCACGCTGTGGGCAGTCGTCGTCCTCGCCGCGCTGGCCACCGGCGTCCTCGGCTGGGTCGCCGTGCGCCGCGGGCTGGCGCCGCTGCAGGCGATGCGCCGCGAGGCGGCGGCGGTGACCGCGCACCGCCTCGACTTCCGGCTGGCGGAGGAGAGCGTGCCGGCCGAGCTGGCGGCGCTGGCGCGGACGCTGAACGAGATGCTGGCGCGGCTGGAGGACTCGTTCCGGCGCCTCTCCGACTTTTCGTCCGATCTCGCCCACGAGCTGCGCACGCCGGTCAGCAACCTGCTGACGCAGACGCAGGTCACGCTGTCGCGCGCACGCAGCGCCGACGACTACCGCGACGTGCTCGCCTCCAACGCCGAGGAGCTGGAGCGCATGGCGCGCATGGTCTCCGACATGCTGTTCCTGGCCAAGGCCGAGAACGGGCTGATCGTTCCCGAGCGGCGGCCGGTCGACCTCGCCGCCGAGATCCGCGAGCTGTTCGAGTTCTACGACGCGCTCGCCGAGGAGAAGGAAATCTCGCTGCGCGTAGACGGCGAGGGGACCGCGCTCGGCGACCGGCTGATGCTGCGCCGGGCCTTGAGCAACCTGCTCTCCAACGCGATCCGCTACACCCCGCAGCAGGGCTGCATCGTCGTCCGCATCGCTGCCGCCGACGGCGTCGTCCGCCTGGCCGTGCTCAATTCGGGCGAGCCGATTCCGGAGGTGCATCGCGCACGGCTGTTCGACCGTTTCTATCGCGCCGACAGCTCGCGCCAGCGCAGCGGCGAGGAGGCCGGGCTGGGGCTGGCGATCACCCGCTCGATCCTGGTCGCGCACGGCGGCGAGATCAGCGTCGGGCGCGAGGACGAGATGACCGTCTTTGCGCTCACCCTGCCGGCCGCCTGA
- a CDS encoding HAD-IA family hydrolase, which yields MPDLRPQAVLFDLDGTFADTAPDLGAALNALRAELGLAPVDLSVLRPYTSQGVRGMLGAGLGLRPDHPDYPGLHRRFLGHYQQALCVHTRLFDGIAALVDTVERQQLRWGIVTNKSQRFTLPLMHQLGYARRAACLVSGDSSPRTKPHPQPMRLACAVAGCAPERALYVGDDRRDIDAGRAAGMVTVAVRYGYLGDSGPIEEWGADHLVDHPDAIAALLNG from the coding sequence ATGCCTGATTTACGGCCGCAGGCCGTCCTTTTCGACCTCGACGGCACCTTCGCCGACACCGCGCCCGACCTCGGCGCCGCGCTCAACGCGCTGCGCGCCGAACTCGGACTCGCGCCGGTCGACCTGTCGGTCCTCCGCCCGTACACCTCGCAAGGGGTGCGCGGCATGCTCGGCGCCGGCCTCGGCCTGCGCCCGGACCACCCCGACTACCCCGGCCTCCACCGGCGCTTCCTCGGCCACTACCAGCAGGCGCTGTGCGTGCACACCCGCCTCTTCGACGGCATCGCCGCGCTGGTCGACACCGTCGAGCGGCAGCAGCTGCGCTGGGGAATCGTCACCAACAAGTCGCAGCGCTTCACGCTGCCGCTGATGCACCAGCTCGGCTACGCACGCCGCGCCGCCTGCCTGGTCAGCGGCGACTCGTCGCCGCGCACCAAGCCGCACCCGCAGCCGATGCGGCTGGCCTGCGCGGTCGCCGGCTGCGCACCGGAGCGCGCGCTCTACGTCGGCGACGACCGTCGCGACATCGACGCCGGCCGCGCCGCTGGCATGGTCACCGTCGCCGTCCGCTACGGCTACCTCGGCGACAGCGGCCCGATCGAGGAGTGGGGTGCCGACCATCTGGTCGACCACCCGGACGCGATCGCCGCATTGCTCAACGGCTGA